Proteins co-encoded in one Malus sylvestris chromosome 7, drMalSylv7.2, whole genome shotgun sequence genomic window:
- the LOC126628789 gene encoding protein FLOWERING LOCUS D-like, producing MHDAFVSGLREAANMAHYANAGALRIKINRNPSKNAHSCASLLADLFREPDLEFGSFYVIALIKAERGNRKPASTSLTLKSGTSKLKADNLKQKLVRRAKIMRNGNGKLG from the exons ATGCATGACGCTTTTGTTAGTGGGCTTAGAGAAGCTGCTAATATGGCTCACTATGCTAATGCTGGAGCCCTGAGGATAAAAATTAACAGGAACCCATCAAAGAACGCCCATTCTTGTGCTTCCCTTCTTGCAGACTTATTTAGGGAGCCTGATTTAGAATTTGGGAGTTTTTATGTTATTGCCTTGATAAAAGCTGAGAGGGGTAATCGCAAACCAGCTTCAACTTCATTGACTTTAAAGTCTG GGACATCAAAGCTGAAAGCTGacaatttgaaacaaaaattggTCAG AAGGGCAAAAATAATGCGCAATGGTAATGGGAAACTTGGTTAA